In one window of Protaetiibacter larvae DNA:
- a CDS encoding SDR family NAD(P)-dependent oxidoreductase has translation MLIDFTDKVVVVTGAGRGIGAGIVTSFAREGATTVALDVGTDDLAAVGAEIEALGGTGIQRRVDVTDAAGVRAVMAEVVERYGRIDVLINNAGIAGNGAVEDLDDATWDRVFDVNVKGILHTCQAVIPTMKRQRSGRIINSASFAAIVPLVGGGLYAASKSAVTQFTRVLAGELGPWDITVNAYAPGMIPTALGRFGDMDPQEQSRYLDTLTLRRWGDAQEVAHLTLFLASDLASYITGTLIDVSGGKLATQRPRLAYERSGIEGGWDLGS, from the coding sequence ATGCTGATCGATTTCACCGACAAGGTCGTCGTGGTCACGGGAGCGGGAAGGGGGATCGGAGCCGGGATCGTGACCTCGTTCGCGCGCGAAGGGGCGACGACCGTCGCCCTCGACGTCGGAACCGACGATCTCGCAGCGGTCGGAGCCGAGATCGAGGCTCTCGGCGGGACGGGCATCCAGCGCCGGGTCGACGTCACCGACGCCGCCGGGGTGAGGGCGGTCATGGCCGAGGTCGTCGAGCGGTACGGCCGCATCGACGTGCTCATCAACAACGCGGGCATCGCGGGCAACGGCGCCGTCGAGGACCTCGACGACGCCACCTGGGATCGCGTGTTCGACGTCAATGTGAAGGGCATCCTGCACACCTGCCAGGCGGTCATCCCGACCATGAAACGGCAGCGCTCCGGCAGGATCATCAACTCGGCCTCGTTCGCCGCGATCGTGCCGCTCGTCGGCGGCGGGCTGTACGCCGCGTCGAAGTCCGCCGTCACGCAGTTCACCCGCGTGCTGGCCGGCGAGCTCGGCCCCTGGGACATCACGGTCAACGCCTACGCGCCCGGGATGATCCCGACGGCGCTGGGGCGATTCGGCGACATGGATCCGCAGGAGCAGAGCCGCTACCTCGACACGCTCACCCTCCGCCGCTGGGGCGATGCGCAGGAGGTCGCCCATCTCACGCTGTTCCTCGCGAGCGACCTCGCGTCGTACATCACCGGCACCCTGATCGACGTCAGCGGCGGGAAGCTCGCGACCCAGCGACCCCGCCTCGCCTACGAGCGGTCCGGCATCGAGGGAGGTTGGGACCTCGGATCCTGA
- a CDS encoding AEC family transporter, translating to MTGVLTGFAIIGTIIAAGYLLSRLGVIGPDAGPTLSRLSFFILNPSLLLTVLATSDVHTLLSSVFVVSAIDALFAFALYIVIARLVLRRAGADAVLGGTAASYVNAGNIGLPIAAYVLGDPAYSAPVLLFQLVVFAPIVLTSLDVLASGHTSVWRVIWRPLVNPLLIASGIGVTIALTGWEAPAPLLQPFEILGGAAVPAVLLAFGMSLHGQRPFQAHGGLADIVLASVVKLLVMPVLVFLLARYAFGMEGDVLFAVTVLAALPSAQNVFTYAQRYERSVPVVRDTVLVTTVLSVPVIVVIALFR from the coding sequence ATGACCGGGGTCCTCACGGGCTTCGCGATCATCGGGACGATCATCGCGGCGGGATACCTGCTGAGCCGTCTCGGGGTCATCGGCCCCGACGCCGGCCCGACTCTCAGTCGGCTGTCGTTCTTCATCCTCAACCCGAGCCTGCTCCTCACGGTGCTGGCCACGTCGGATGTGCACACGCTGCTGTCGTCGGTGTTCGTCGTCTCGGCGATCGACGCGCTGTTCGCGTTCGCGCTCTACATCGTGATCGCACGGCTGGTCCTGCGACGCGCAGGGGCGGATGCGGTGCTCGGCGGGACGGCGGCCAGCTACGTCAACGCGGGCAACATCGGCCTGCCGATCGCGGCGTACGTGCTCGGGGATCCCGCCTACTCGGCGCCCGTGCTGCTGTTCCAGCTCGTCGTCTTCGCCCCGATCGTGCTCACCTCGCTCGATGTGCTCGCCTCGGGGCACACCTCCGTCTGGCGGGTGATCTGGCGCCCGCTCGTCAATCCGCTGCTCATCGCGTCGGGCATCGGCGTCACGATCGCGCTGACCGGATGGGAGGCGCCGGCGCCGCTGCTGCAGCCCTTCGAGATCCTGGGAGGCGCCGCGGTGCCCGCGGTGCTCCTGGCGTTCGGCATGTCGTTGCACGGGCAGCGCCCCTTCCAGGCGCACGGCGGGCTCGCCGACATCGTGCTGGCGAGCGTCGTGAAACTGCTCGTGATGCCCGTGCTGGTGTTCCTGCTCGCGCGGTACGCCTTCGGCATGGAGGGCGATGTGCTGTTCGCGGTGACCGTGCTCGCGGCGCTTCCGAGCGCGCAGAACGTGTTCACCTACGCCCAGCGCTATGAGCGCTCGGTGCCCGTCGTCCGGGACACCGTGCTCGTGACGACCGTGCTCTCGGTACCGGTGATCGTCGTCATCGCGCTGTTCCGATGA
- a CDS encoding MFS transporter codes for MDTTAPGRVVSAVEKSAVRKILIRIVPFVALMFFINYLDRVAISFAGPNGLNDDLSLTAAQFGFASGIFSLGYILLEVPSNIALNRFGARRWLARIMVSWGIVALLLAFVQNFEQLAGLRFLLGVAEAGFFPGAVLFLSRWAPPQHRNKVLALFYVAQPLTNVLGGPLAGQLIQAHGLFGLEGWRVMFIGVAIPAIVVGIIAWFYLRDKPSDAKWLTRDEQQWLEASLAAEKSAVDDHSTVRPRLWDAFKSGRVWVLAFVYFGITYGFYVVAYFLPTIIAGFQETYGFATNPLQQGVISGAVYLPAAIVLLLWARDAAKRGVRLWHVGAPILLGVVGNIGALLAGSPVVALVFVALVPIAIFAANPNFWTLPSRFLTGAAAAVGFALINTVGNIAGFVAPLVTGALADATGAYQIPLLIPGILMLLAAILVGLLGRADRLKNVGLRAAQSAGDEVLEKS; via the coding sequence GTGGACACCACAGCCCCCGGGCGCGTCGTCAGCGCCGTCGAGAAATCGGCGGTGCGCAAGATCCTGATCAGGATCGTTCCGTTCGTCGCCCTGATGTTCTTCATCAACTATCTCGACCGCGTGGCGATCAGCTTCGCGGGCCCCAACGGCCTGAACGACGACCTGAGCCTCACCGCGGCCCAGTTCGGCTTCGCCTCGGGCATCTTCTCGCTCGGCTACATCCTGCTCGAGGTGCCGTCGAACATCGCGCTCAACCGATTCGGAGCACGCCGCTGGCTCGCGCGCATCATGGTCAGCTGGGGCATCGTCGCGCTGCTGCTCGCCTTCGTGCAGAACTTCGAGCAGCTCGCCGGCCTGCGGTTCCTGCTGGGCGTCGCCGAGGCCGGCTTCTTCCCGGGCGCGGTGCTCTTCCTCAGCCGGTGGGCGCCGCCGCAGCACCGCAACAAGGTGCTCGCGCTGTTCTACGTCGCGCAGCCGCTGACCAACGTGCTCGGCGGCCCGCTGGCCGGCCAGCTGATCCAGGCGCACGGCCTCTTCGGGCTCGAGGGATGGCGCGTGATGTTCATCGGCGTCGCGATCCCCGCGATCGTCGTGGGAATCATCGCCTGGTTCTACCTGCGTGACAAGCCGAGCGACGCCAAGTGGTTGACGCGCGACGAGCAGCAGTGGCTCGAGGCCTCGCTCGCCGCCGAGAAGTCGGCCGTCGACGACCACAGCACGGTGCGCCCCCGCCTCTGGGACGCGTTCAAGAGCGGTCGGGTCTGGGTGCTCGCGTTCGTCTACTTCGGGATCACCTACGGCTTCTACGTGGTCGCCTACTTCCTCCCGACGATCATCGCCGGCTTCCAGGAGACCTACGGCTTCGCGACCAACCCGCTGCAGCAGGGTGTCATCTCGGGTGCGGTCTACCTGCCCGCCGCCATCGTGCTGCTGCTGTGGGCGCGCGATGCCGCCAAGCGCGGCGTGCGCCTGTGGCACGTCGGTGCGCCGATCCTCCTCGGTGTGGTCGGCAACATCGGTGCGCTGCTCGCGGGCAGCCCCGTCGTGGCCCTCGTGTTCGTGGCGCTCGTGCCGATCGCGATCTTCGCGGCGAACCCGAACTTCTGGACGCTCCCCAGCCGCTTCCTCACGGGTGCGGCAGCCGCGGTGGGCTTCGCGCTCATCAACACGGTGGGCAACATCGCGGGCTTCGTGGCGCCGCTCGTGACCGGTGCGCTCGCCGACGCGACGGGGGCGTACCAGATCCCGCTGCTGATCCCCGGCATCCTCATGCTCCTCGCGGCGATCCTCGTGGGCCTCCTCGGCCGCGCCGACCGTCTCAAGAACGTGGGCCTCCGGGCGGCGCAGTCCGCGGGCGACGAGGTGCTCGAGAAGAGCTGA